The Maridesulfovibrio salexigens DSM 2638 region AAAATAACACAAGAAGGACTGACCATACACATTTCAAGTGAACGGTCAAAAAACATCCCTTCCGGTTTTTCATGCTTTTTACACTGGTTAACCCGCTTACCCTTGCGAATCCAGATTTCATCAGTCTGGCTGATTTCAAAACCAGCCTCTTCCATAAATGGAATTTGCTTCAGAAGCTTTTCCGGCACCCACTCATCATCGGAATCAAGCAATGCAATAAAATCACCGATTGCGGCAGCAATACCGAAATTGCGTGCCGCAGAAACGCCTTTGTTCTCCTGCCGCAGAATCTTCAACCGGGAATCATCAAATTCCGCCAGCCTTTCAGCTGTATCATCTGTGGAACCATCATCAACCACCAAGCATTCAAAGTCCGTAAACTTCTGCGCCAAAACCGATTCCACAGCCCTACAGACCCTATCTGCCCGGTTATAAGTCGGTATAATCA contains the following coding sequences:
- a CDS encoding glycosyltransferase family 2 protein, with the translated sequence MKSFNNEPKVSVIIPTYNRADRVCRAVESVLAQKFTDFECLVVDDGSTDDTAERLAEFDDSRLKILRQENKGVSAARNFGIAAAIGDFIALLDSDDEWVPEKLLKQIPFMEEAGFEISQTDEIWIRKGKRVNQCKKHEKPEGMFFDRSLEMCMVSPSCVIFSRKFWDEIGPFDEDMPACEDYDLWIRAGLKYPVGLLRERLTIKHGGRPDQLSNSVGCLDLYRIYAIVKLLQAGILSAEERKMALEELQRKAGFYIGGCRKRGRDEQAVRIERLVQDIMDGKVVLPAEIIEK